The Candidatus Manganitrophus noduliformans genome includes a window with the following:
- a CDS encoding metal-dependent hydrolase, with protein sequence MNRKGNLFGYMLLLAMIFLVPVVSAWGAETRLTWHGHAAFEIVTPGGAVVVIDPWLKNPVNPNAKEGKDPLAGFEKVDYILLTHGHFDHVGDAVALAKKTGARLVSNFELGSNMAKLHGFPKEQMGFDTLMNIGGEIQIAKGEVTVLMTPAVHSSGLGHPNAGAQEADIVYAGNPAGFLLVIKNGPTIYHTGDTAYFGDMALIGQHAPDVALINIGGHFGMSPAMAAKAAATVKAKLAIPHHFGTFPVLTQDPKAFVDALGKEKIPALVMKPGETVVFDGKKLKK encoded by the coding sequence ATGAATCGGAAGGGAAATCTGTTCGGATATATGCTCCTTTTAGCGATGATCTTCCTGGTGCCGGTTGTTTCCGCGTGGGGAGCGGAGACCCGGCTGACCTGGCACGGCCATGCGGCGTTTGAGATCGTGACCCCCGGCGGGGCGGTGGTGGTGATCGATCCCTGGCTGAAGAACCCGGTCAATCCGAATGCGAAGGAAGGCAAAGATCCGCTCGCCGGATTTGAAAAGGTCGATTACATTCTGCTCACCCACGGTCACTTCGACCACGTCGGCGATGCCGTTGCTTTGGCGAAGAAGACGGGGGCCCGGCTCGTTTCCAATTTCGAGCTTGGAAGCAACATGGCCAAGCTCCACGGGTTTCCAAAGGAGCAGATGGGATTCGATACGTTAATGAATATCGGGGGGGAGATTCAGATCGCGAAGGGGGAGGTGACCGTTCTGATGACGCCGGCCGTCCACTCCAGCGGCCTCGGCCATCCGAACGCGGGCGCGCAAGAGGCCGATATCGTCTACGCCGGCAACCCGGCGGGATTCCTTCTGGTGATCAAGAACGGCCCGACGATCTACCATACCGGCGACACCGCCTACTTCGGAGATATGGCGCTAATCGGCCAGCATGCCCCCGACGTCGCCCTGATCAACATCGGCGGCCACTTTGGAATGTCCCCGGCAATGGCGGCGAAGGCCGCCGCGACGGTCAAAGCGAAGTTGGCGATTCCGCATCACTTCGGAACCTTTCCTGTTCTGACCCAAGATCCGAAAGCCTTTGTTGATGCGCTTGGGAAGGAGAAAATTCCTGCCCTGGTGATGAAGCCGGGAGAGACGGTGGTTTTTGACGGAAAGAAACTCAAAAAATAA
- a CDS encoding EAL domain-containing protein, which produces MQRSGCFYHQKECFAALRRADQKICKIPTCLQSDVDQLIRLADRALYIAKKRGDKIHIGEEEYYLDNQVVQIAFQPIIDTLSGETLAHEALSRDAQGRVSVYELFKKYEAIGKLNELKEICFKKQIKAAQAIGLKRVFVNADFALLERLDPVATSSRLEVILEISEKEALHDLKNHLKVAQKWREKGFRFAIDDFGAGFISLPFIAKLVPDYIKIDRLTILQAVSSEKFREFLNYQVLALRNYAKKGIIAEGIETRKELAVVKKMRVHLIQGFLFGKPEVIELPDEKKME; this is translated from the coding sequence GTGCAGCGAAGCGGCTGCTTTTATCACCAGAAGGAGTGCTTCGCTGCACTCAGGAGAGCGGATCAGAAAATCTGCAAGATTCCAACCTGTTTACAAAGCGATGTCGACCAACTGATCCGTCTGGCCGATCGGGCTTTATACATTGCCAAAAAACGGGGCGATAAGATCCATATCGGTGAAGAAGAGTATTATCTGGATAACCAGGTGGTCCAGATCGCTTTTCAACCGATCATCGATACCCTGTCGGGGGAGACGCTGGCTCACGAAGCGCTGAGCCGCGACGCGCAGGGAAGAGTGAGTGTTTACGAGCTTTTCAAAAAATATGAGGCGATCGGTAAATTGAATGAGCTGAAGGAGATCTGCTTCAAAAAGCAGATCAAGGCGGCTCAGGCCATCGGGCTCAAGCGGGTCTTTGTCAACGCCGATTTCGCGCTCTTAGAGCGTCTCGACCCCGTGGCGACCTCCTCTCGTCTGGAGGTGATTTTGGAAATCTCGGAGAAGGAAGCGTTGCATGATTTGAAAAACCATTTGAAAGTCGCGCAAAAGTGGCGCGAGAAAGGGTTTCGATTCGCCATCGACGATTTTGGAGCCGGTTTTATCTCCCTGCCGTTCATCGCCAAGCTGGTCCCCGATTATATCAAGATCGACCGCCTTACCATTCTTCAGGCCGTTTCATCCGAGAAATTCAGGGAGTTTTTAAATTATCAGGTGTTGGCTTTGCGCAATTACGCGAAAAAGGGAATTATCGCTGAAGGGATCGAGACCCGGAAAGAGCTCGCGGTTGTAAAAAAGATGCGTGTCCATCTGATTCAGGGCTTCTTATTCGGAAAACCCGAAGTGATCGAACTTCCGGATGAAAAGAAAATGGAATAA
- a CDS encoding DUF456 domain-containing protein produces MIALLWILAVVLIVLGLAGLVLPALPGAPLLFVGLLLAAWAEDFVYVGGWTLAALGGMAVLTYLVDFAATAFGAKRFGASRRATAGAAIGALAGLFFGLPGVLLGPFVGAVIGELTARRDLTAAGRAGIGASLGLALGAAAKLALGFAMVGIFLVARFV; encoded by the coding sequence ATGATCGCCCTTCTCTGGATTCTCGCCGTCGTTTTGATCGTGCTCGGCCTCGCCGGGCTGGTGTTGCCCGCCCTTCCCGGCGCGCCGCTCCTTTTCGTCGGCTTGCTCCTGGCGGCCTGGGCGGAAGATTTCGTCTATGTAGGGGGATGGACGCTGGCGGCGCTGGGGGGGATGGCGGTGCTGACCTATCTGGTCGACTTCGCAGCAACGGCGTTCGGAGCAAAGCGCTTCGGCGCCTCCAGGCGTGCGACGGCGGGCGCGGCGATCGGCGCCCTCGCCGGGTTGTTCTTCGGTTTACCGGGGGTTCTGCTGGGGCCTTTTGTCGGGGCGGTCATCGGCGAATTGACCGCGCGGCGCGATCTTACGGCGGCGGGGCGGGCCGGGATCGGCGCTTCCTTGGGGCTGGCGCTCGGCGCGGCCGCCAAGCTTGCGTTGGGCTTCGCGATGGTGGGGATCTTCCTGGTGGCGCGATTCGTGTAG
- a CDS encoding RsbRD N-terminal domain-containing protein gives MANEKLSALVEANIESLTELWIQAVRSDVRIDSDAALSRLELRDHVPAIIEEICELLRADETPSPTNTLEGRVKVYLRFQQGYRGRELAREVSLLRTKMLDFLADRCANPLMNVDLKAYYPAARIINLYMDEVLINAISAYSEAA, from the coding sequence ATGGCGAATGAGAAGCTCAGTGCCCTTGTAGAAGCAAACATCGAATCTCTCACCGAATTGTGGATACAAGCCGTGCGGAGCGACGTGCGGATCGACTCGGACGCCGCGCTGTCGCGTCTTGAATTACGCGACCACGTCCCTGCGATTATTGAAGAGATCTGCGAATTACTTCGAGCCGATGAAACACCGTCCCCCACCAACACATTGGAAGGGCGCGTCAAAGTCTACCTGCGCTTTCAACAAGGTTATCGCGGACGGGAGCTTGCGCGGGAGGTGTCCCTGCTGAGAACCAAGATGCTCGACTTCTTGGCGGATCGCTGCGCCAATCCTTTGATGAACGTCGATCTGAAAGCCTATTATCCTGCGGCGCGCATCATCAATCTTTACATGGACGAAGTCTTGATTAATGCCATTTCCGCTTACAGTGAAGCCGCTTAA
- a CDS encoding ester cyclase, producing the protein MSTEENANIVREHYSAFNKRDFGYGATLVDPKVRWTNIPFATTYEGPEGYKAFLKMWTTAFSDARIEITNLIASGDWVTVEFTGKGTHQSGPLIGPKGSIPPTGKSIDLSFCEIFKLKNGKISLARLYFDAATMLRQLEKIP; encoded by the coding sequence ATGTCCACGGAAGAGAATGCCAACATCGTTCGGGAACATTACAGCGCTTTCAATAAACGTGATTTCGGGTACGGGGCAACCCTGGTCGATCCAAAGGTGCGATGGACCAATATCCCCTTTGCGACCACCTACGAGGGGCCGGAAGGGTATAAAGCGTTTTTAAAGATGTGGACCACCGCCTTCTCGGATGCGCGGATCGAGATCACGAATTTGATCGCCTCGGGCGATTGGGTCACCGTCGAGTTCACCGGGAAAGGAACCCATCAATCGGGCCCGCTCATCGGCCCCAAAGGATCGATCCCGCCGACCGGCAAGTCGATCGATCTCTCGTTCTGTGAAATCTTCAAACTCAAAAACGGCAAGATCTCCCTCGCCCGACTCTATTTCGATGCCGCCACAATGCTGCGGCAGCTGGAAAAGATCCCCTAA